A stretch of Cucumis sativus cultivar 9930 chromosome 2, Cucumber_9930_V3, whole genome shotgun sequence DNA encodes these proteins:
- the LOC101220145 gene encoding receptor protein-tyrosine kinase CEPR1 — protein MAFHSAFFLLLFFTTFSIPPSQALTPAITNQSQFFNLIQKTASGEFLSDWNLSGGKSFCNFTGIRCNDQGHIIEIDISGQSLSGSFPEDVCSYLPKLRVLRLAGTGFYGRFPSGITNCSLIEELNMSSLYLNGTIPDLSQMKQLRVLDLSYNSFTGDFPMSVFNLVNLEELNFNENYKLNLWKLPDKISSLTKLKSMVLTTCMLDGEIPRSIGNMTSLVDLELSGNFLKGEIPKEISLLKNLQQLELYYNELTGNIPEELGNLTELVDMDMSVNLLTGELPESICKLPKLKVLQIYNNSLTGEIPNVLANSTTLTMLSLYDNFLTGQIPQKLGKFSPMVVLDLSENRLSGPLPLDICRGGKLLYFLVLLNSLSGEIPSSYAECVSLLRFRISFNQLTGTIPEGVLGLPHVSIIDVAQNKLTGSISNSISQARNLSELFLQGNRISGVIPPEISGAANLVKLDLSNNLLSGPVPSQIGDLMKLNQVMLQGNQLDSSIPTSFTSLKSLNVLDLSNNRLTGKIPESLSELFPSSFNFSNNQLSGPIPLSLIKQGLADSFFGNPNLCVPPAYFISPDQKFPICSNFSFRKRLNFIWGIVIPLIVFFTCAVLFLKRRIATRKTSEIKNEEALSSSFFHLQSFDQSMILEAMVEKNIVGHGGSGTVYKIELGNGEIFAVKRLWNRRAKHLFDKELKTEVETLGTIRHKNIVKLYSYFSGLNSSLLVYEYMPNGNLWDALHKGWIHLDWPKRHRIAVGIAQGLAYLHHDLSPPVIHRDIKTTNILLDANYQPKVADFGIAKVLQGTKDSTNSVIAGTYGYLAPEYAYSSKATTKCDVYSFGVVLMELITGKKPIETEYGENKNIVFWVSNKVDTKEGVLEILDNKLKGLFKDDIIKALRIAIRCTYKNPVLRPAIGEVVQLLQEVDPCKFDHPFEDVEKGEDTYMMSLK, from the exons ATGGCTTTtcactcagctttctttcttcttttgttcttcaCTACTTTCTCCATTCCTCCTTCTCAAGCTCTTACTCCTGCTATTACTAACCAGTCTCAGTTCTTCAATCTTATACAAAAGACTGCCTCAGGAGAGTTCCTGTCTGATTGGAATCTTTCAGGAGGCAAATCCTTCTGCAACTTCACAGGAATTCGGTGCAATGACCAAGGACATATCATTGAGATTGATATCTCTGGCCAGTCTCTCTCTGGGAGCTTTCCGGAAGATGTATGCTCTTACCTGCCAAAGCTGAGAGTTCTTCGTCTTGCTGGTACCGGTTTTTACGGACGTTTTCCTTCAGGAATCACCAACTGCTCTCTTATTGAAGAACTTAACATGAGCTCTTTGTATCTCAATGGAACTATCCCGGATTTATCACAAATGAAACAGCTGCGTGTACTTGACCTCTCATACAATTCCTTTACCGGTGATTTTCCCATGTCGGTTTTCAACCTTGTTAATCTTGAGGAGCTgaatttcaatgaaaattacaaactCAACTTATGGAAGTTGCCTGACAAGATCTCCAGTCTGACAAAGCTAAAATCTATGGTCTTGACAACCTGTATGTTAGATGGCGAAATCCCACGATCGATAGGGAACATGACGTCTCTTGTTGATCTTGAACTAAGTGGGAACTTTCTCAAGGGAGAGATTCCAAAAGAAATCTCCTTGTTGAAGAACTTGCAACAACTTGAACTCTATTACAATGAACTCACGGGAAACATACCAGAGGAGCTTGGAAATTTAACAGAGCTGGTGGACATGGACATGTCAGTAAACCTTCTGACGGGAGAGCTTCCAGAATCCATTTGTAAACTCCCTAAGCTTAAAGTTCTACAGATTTACAACAATAGCCTCACAGGAGAGATCCCAAATGTGCTAGCCAACTCAACAACACTCACTATGCTATCACTTTATGACAATTTTCTTACTGGACAGATTCCTCAAAAGTTAGGGAAGTTCTCACCAATGGTTGTCCTTGACTTGTCAGAAAATCGCCTGTCTGGGCCATTGCCATTGGATATATGCAGAGGAGGGAAATTGCTATACTTTCTTGTCCTTCTAAATAGCCTTTCTGGAGAAATACCATCAAGCTATGCTGAATGTGTTTCACTTTTAAggtttaggattagtttcaATCAGTTGACGGGAACAATACCTGAAGGAGTTTTGGGTCTTCCCCatgtttcaattattgatgttGCTCAAAATAAGCTCACTGGTTCCATTTCAAACTCTATCTCACAAGCAAGAAACTTGTCAGAGTTGTTCTTACAAGGAAACAGGATTTCTGGAGTTATACCACCAGAGATTTCAGGAGCAGCCAATCTGGTGAAGCTTGATCTTAGCAACAATCTTCTCTCTGGTCCAGTGCCATCACAGATTGGCGATCTGATGAAACTAAATCAGGTAATGTTACAAGGAAACCAACTGGATTCTTCAATCCCCACTTCATTCACATCTTTAAAGTCTCTCAACGTTCTTGATCTCTCGAACAATCGTTTAACCGGGAAAATTCCAGAAAGTTTGAGTGAATTGTTCCCAagttctttcaatttttcgAACAATCAACTTTCGGGTCCAATTCCTTTGTCTTTGATTAAACAAGGGTTAGCAGATAGCTTTTTCGGCAACCCAAATCTATGTGTTCCACCGGCGTATTTCATTTCACCAGACCAAAAATTCCCcatttgttcaaatttttcCTTTAGAAAACGTCTAAATTTCATCTGGGGTATCGTCATTCCATTGATCGTCTTCTTCACCTGTGCCGTCCTGTTTCTAAAACGACGAATCGCAACAAGAAAAACATCAGAGATCAAAAACGAAGAAGCCctgtcttcttctttcttccatttACAGAGCTTCGACCAAAGCATGATTCTCGAAGCCATGGTGGAAAAGAACATTGTGGGTCACGGTGGATCAGGAACAGTTTACAAAATCGAGCTTGGAAATGGAGAAATCTTCGCCGTGAAGAGGCTATGGAATCGAAGAGCAAAACATCTCTTCgataaagaattgaaaacaGAGGTCGAAACCCTAGGAACAATTAGGCATAAGAACATCGTGAAACTCTATAGCTATTTTTCAGGTCTAAATAGCAGCCTTCTTGTTTACGAATACATGCCAAACGGAAATCTATGGGACGCCCTTCATAAAGGGTGGATTCATCTTGATTGGCCCAAGCGCCACCGCATCGCGGTGGGAATCGCTCAAGGTCTCGCTTATCTCCACCACGACCTCTCGCCGCCGGTAATTCACAGAGATATCAAAACCACAAACATTCTATTAGATGCAAATTACCAACCCAAAGTTGCAGATTTCGGGATCGCTAAAGTCCTACAAGGAACTAAGGATTCAACGAACTCTGTAATCGCAGGGACATACGGCTATTTAGCTCCTG AATATGCATATTCATCAAAGGCAACAACCAAGTGCGATGTGTACAGCTTTGGAGTAGTGTTAATGGAGTTGATAACAGGGAAGAAGCCGATTGAAACCGAGTATGGAGAAAACAAGAACATTGTGTTCTGGGTTTCGAACAAAGTGGATACAAAAGAAGGGGTTCTTGAAATTCttgacaataaattaaaagggtTGTTTAAGGATGACATAATTAAGGCTCTGAGAATCGCCATTCGCTGTACTTACAAGAATCCAGTGCTTCGACCCGCCATAGGAGAGGTGGTTCAGCTTCTGCAAGAGGTGGATCCTTGCAAATTTGACCATCCCTTCGAAGATGttgaaaaaggagaagatacGTATATGATGTCACTAAAATAA
- the LOC101219909 gene encoding probable inactive poly [ADP-ribose] polymerase SRO3, whose amino-acid sequence MASKLLVHEQLRKKMLGSIEVRSPLGNPTNSSSSDSPLSLLHNYSNFKRSGLPSRFMFYFHSSWVDFPTQVLEILRTAFSDRNPAVELQIDGSKYLFDLYRMLQIDLDTGRQRSVAWIDDKGECFFPKVFIGEETTNSSPISCSPKIEISITIDGKSGKRKRETMEENEVSSSNEHMKVKASKIPRVVMNDSETSVWPKTKVLNEGDSGYSLVSNSLLPSMKKVDSTFSISAIHRCTRTGPLEKARLDVFLKQNEITTAARGVSNMVYAWYGASAKTLAGILAHGFGEPVQIPASDTTHGIGVYLSPLGLPHLSSKLSEADGNGVKHMILCRVILGNMEKVGAGSRQSHPSSTEFDTGVDDPTCPKRYIVWCSNMNRHILPEYIVSFKSTSHLPGNLRESTETKYPLVKLLSKMRNSLPPSKVQEVATLFQKFKVGQLAKDVLVKRLRSIAGDQMLLSIFRESRG is encoded by the exons ATGGCCTCCAAGTTACTCGTGCATGAACaattgaggaagaagatgTTGGGGTCAATTGAAGTTCGATCTCCTCTCGGAAACCCTACAAATTCTTCCTCCTCCGATTCTCCTCTTTCTCTGCTTCACAACTACTCCAATTTCAAGAGAAGTGGGTTACCTTCACGTTTTATGTTCTATTTCCATAGTTCTTGGGTTGATTTCCCTACCCAAGTGCTTGAAATCTTGCGAACGGCTTTCTCTGACCGGAATCCAGCGGTGGAGTTGCAAATTGATGGATCGAAGTACTTATTTGATTTGTACAGGATGTTGCAGATTGATTTAGACACTGGTAGACAGAGATCGGTTGCTTGGATCGATGATAAGGGCGAGTGTTTCTTCCCTAAAGTTTTTATTGGGGAAGAGACGACGAATAGCTCCCCGATTTCTTGTAGTCCGAAAATTGAAATTTCGATTACGATTGATGGGAAATCCGGGAAGAGAAAGAGGGAAActatggaagaaaatgaagtcaGTTCTAGTAATGAACATATGAAAGTGAAGGCATCGAAAATTCCTCGTGTCGTTATGAATGATTCAGAAACTTCTGTATGGCCGAAGACGAAGGTGCTGAATGAAGGGGATAGTGGGTATTCGTTAGTAAGCAATTCCCTTCTCCCTTCAATGAAAAAAGTTGATTCTACCTTTTCAATCTCCGCAATTCATCGGTGTACCAGAACGGGGCCACTGGAGAAAGCTCGTCTCGATGTGTTTCTGAAGCAAAATGAGATTACAACGGCTGCTCGTGGTGTATCTAATATGGTTTATGCATGGTATGGAGCTTCTGCAAAAACTTTAGCCGGAATTTTGGCTCATGGGTTCGGAGAGCCAGTTCAGATTCCTGCTTCTGATACCACCCATGGCATTGGAGTTTATTTATCTCCATTGGGTTTGCCCCATTTAAG TTCTAAGCTATCGGAGGCCGATGGCAATGGAGTTAAACATATGATTTTATGTCGAGTTATATTGGGGAACATGGAAAAAGTTGGAGCAGGATCTCGACAATCCCATCCTTCGAGTACAGAGTTCGACACTGGTGTGGATGATCCAACATGTCCAAAACGTTATATTGTATGGTGTAGCAATATGAACAGACACATTTTACCAGAATATATAGTGAGCTTCAAATCAACATCTCATCTGCCgg GTAACTTGAGAGAATCGACTGAGACAAAGTATCCCCTTGTGAAATTACTTTCGAAGATGAGGAATTCCCTGCCTCCCTCTAAAGTTCAAGAAGTTGCGACGTTGTTTCAGAAATTTAAG GTTGGACAATTGGCAAAAGATGTTCTTGTTAAAAGGTTACGATCAATTGCTGGAGATCAGATGCTTCTATCCATATTTCGTGAAAGTCGTGGATGA